From the Plodia interpunctella isolate USDA-ARS_2022_Savannah chromosome 5, ilPloInte3.2, whole genome shotgun sequence genome, one window contains:
- the LOC128670107 gene encoding uncharacterized protein LOC128670107, whose product MNNKKLTAAILSVLVAAAQANVAVKPPPAAPALDGRNWDGLGLSADINEYVDNTIHMLVPFMQENGLDPMELPEITEGFSVRPILITYSAYLTIHDGYMTGLTNVARSGDQTVNYFAKMLRVRVRLQFTNLEFVFRYLVRVMNSILMRYTGGIIGSLNRFVVTVDLLIDFNNDEVHLQEFSLTDIGRLRVRLTDNILTDWLINPVITVFTLIFDTMIMRIVADNIRSAIQDGIDVVNSGVKTIIEQLESIN is encoded by the exons ATGAATAATAAGAAATTGACCGCAGCGATTTTGTCCGTGTTGGTGGCAGCTGCGCAAGCAAATGTAGCAGTCAAGCCGCCGCCGGCGGCCCCGGCATTGGATGG ACGCAACTGGGACGGGCTAGGTTTATCAGCCGACATCAATGAATATGTGGACAACACCATTCATATGCTCGTACCCTTCATGCAGGAAAATGGTCTGGATCCTATGGAATTGCCTGAAATAACTGAAGGATTTTCTGTg AGGCCTATCCTGATCACATACAGCGCCTACCTGACGATCCACGATGGCTACATGACCGGTCTAACCAACGTCGCCCGCTCCGGAGACCAGACTGTCAACTACTTCGCCAAGATGCTGCGCGTTAGAGTACGGCTGCAGTTTACCAACTTAGAG ttCGTCTTCAGATACTTAGTACGAGTAATGAACTCAATCTTAATGAGATACACGGGAGGCATCATTGGCTCTCTGAACAGATTCGTAGTCACCGTAGATCTCCTTATCGACTTCAATAACGACGAGGTCCATCTTCAAGAGTTCTCTCTTACTGACATTGG TCGTCTGCGCGTGCGCTTGACTGACAACATCTTGACCGACTGGTTGATCAACCCGGTGATCACTGTGTTCACTCTCATCTTCGACACCATGATCATGAGGATCGTGGCCGACAACATCCGCTCAGCCATCCAGGACGGCATCGACGTCGTCAACAGCGGCGTCAAGACCATCATAGAACAACTTGAATCTATAAACTGA